From Daphnia pulicaria isolate SC F1-1A chromosome 4, SC_F0-13Bv2, whole genome shotgun sequence, one genomic window encodes:
- the LOC124337025 gene encoding Krueppel-like factor 10, with product MDLTKNNNEAEVLMTPPATPTNKTLQLHFDQHSADEEDMEIDADLEAVQTLLSFSRAATRQQQAGSSSDESQDQWASSDDSSDHLQSAKRLMACTPPRTPSPTSPGSVTSMPVSVIMIGKKDGTAEPVQQQQQQQQEFNHEEAQDNKEKLMGGPALPGRQIIFVENKNTNRHLRNAHFGTEQIFVANKDTNREAREITNHKPPPNNNNNNNNIDNNENSSDVFVQQFSVSRFVPEMTMPATTSQAIPIKSPVAIAPKLMLNSAALGNCNVINGSSATRVIPVVPLGAATGADIGSMGANGATLFLAPCDNNGQITHFVLTTAGIPSMTLIAPNKMEREMDKRRRIYECQFEGCGKNYFKSSHLKAHMRTHTGEKPFVCSWDGCDRRFSRSDELSRHKRTHTGEKKFSCPVCQRRFMRSDHLTKHVRRHAREQKPMAWQLATRKLASASSSTAVTAPTTTTAGPAVASQLIPAQIILSASTAIPSI from the exons ATGGATTTGACCAAGAATAATAACGAAGCAGAAGTTTTGATGACACCACCGGCCACACCGACCAACAAAACTCTTCAACTTCATTTCGATCAACATTCAGCT GACGAAGAAGATATGGAAATTGATGCTGATTTGGAGGCCGTTCAGACGCTGTTGTCATTTTCACGCGCCGCTACCCGTCAACAACAGGCCGGGTCGTCATCGGATGAATCGCAAGACCAATGGGCTTCCAGCGATGATTCTAGCGATCATCTTCAATCCGCCAAG aGATTGATGGCTTGTACGCCACCGAGGACTCCGAGTCCTACAAGTCCAGGCAGCGTCACTTCGATGCCCGTTTCGGTCATCATGATTGGCAAAAAAGACGGAACTGCCGAGCctgtccagcagcaacagcagcagcaacaagaaTTTAATCACGAAGAGGCTCAAGATAACAAGGAGAAGCTGATGGGCGGTCCAGCATTGCCAGGCCGTCAAATAATATTcgtcgaaaacaaaaacaccaaTCGGCATTTACGCAACGCTCATTTCGGAACCGAACAGATCTTTGTAGCCAACAAAGACACTAATCGGGAAGCACGGGAAATCACCAATCACAAGCCACcaccgaataataataataataataataatattgataataatgaaaatagtAGTGATGTATTTGTGCAGCAATTTTCTGTATCTCGCTTTGTACCTGAAATGACTATGCCGGCAACAACTTCTCAG GCGATCCCGATAAAATCGCCAGTGGCCATTGCTCCCAAATTGATGCTGAATAGTGCGGCCTTGGGTAATTGTAATGTAATCAATGGATCGTCAGCAACTCGAGTGATCCCGGTCGTGCCGTTGGGGGCAGCAACCGGTGCCGATATTGGCTCGATGGGCGCCAATGGCGCTACTCTTTTCCTGGCACCCTGTGATAACAACGGACAAATAACGCATTTTGTTTTGACTACGGCCGGTATCCCATCCATGACCCTCATCGCTCCAAACAAGATG GAAAGGGAGATGGATAAACGTCGGCGTATTTATGAATGCCAATTCGAAGGATGTGGcaaaaactattttaaatCATCTCATTTGAAGGCTCACATGAGGACTCATACTG GTGAGAAACCATTCGTCTGCAGCTGGGATGGATGTGATCGCCGTTTCTCGCGTTCAGACGAACTGTCCCGTCACAAACGCACTCACACTGGCGAAAAAAAg tttAGCTGCCCAGTTTGCCAACGCCGTTTCATGCGCTCTGACCACTTGACCAAGCACGTCCGTCGTCATGCTCGCGAGCAAAAACCGATGGCCTGGCAGCTGGCCACTCGCAAACTAGCCTCAGCTAGTTCTTCTACTGCTGTTACTgctcctactactactactgccgGCCCTGCTGTGGCTTCTCAATTGATCCCGGCGCAGATTATCCTCTCCGCCTCAACTGCCATTCCCtcaatttaa